CTGATTTTGAATGGGGAACAATTAATAATATTTCTGCTGGTGGTATTAGTTTAAATTTAGAAGTAGAAAATCTCAAAAATGGTTTTAAAGTTGGTCATAATGTAACATTTCAAATACCAGTCAGAATGTTTGGTATAGATGCTGAGGATAAATTAAAATTAAGCGCAGAAATTAAAAGAACAACAAATCTTGGTAAAACTATTTCATGCCAATTTATAAATTTAAAAGATTCAGAAATTGCAATACTGAATAAAGGTTTAAGAATTATAGA
This region of Spirobacillus cienkowskii genomic DNA includes:
- a CDS encoding PilZ domain-containing protein; amino-acid sequence: MSESIENRRANPRFMSKAVIEVYSDEDTDFEWGTINNISAGGISLNLEVENLKNGFKVGHNVTFQIPVRMFGIDAEDKLKLSAEIKRTTNLGKTISCQFINLKDSEIAILNKGLRIIEVVNKISPKKNS